One Janthinobacterium sp. TB1-E2 genomic region harbors:
- the nrfD gene encoding NrfD/PsrC family molybdoenzyme membrane anchor subunit, with protein sequence MDSHITEIVNVTREAAWLPWAVQYFFLIGLSYGSFMLTLPYFVFGRKAYERLGRIALLASLVCGMTAPVALLADLHGPGRFYHFYIYFQPQSWMSWGSFFIPLYLGCLMLYAWLALRVDFATRGQGQDRLAFAYRLLGRGGAASLRAIRIAAVCTLLAAFVVGLYTGMEVMVVRARPLWFTPFLPAQFAATAFVGAVGLALLFNRFLPGREQALEVSLNRALALSLALVLALGGGWLFVSLSGVSASHSMAFTQVAGMPQWQFTAVWAVLSAIVPMALAIWRPATSGLVNGLIALHSAWMMRWTIFIGGQTIPKTGAGLYDYHLPMGNDGLMGLIGTAGLWIALLLLMLEFLPWAGRMLRNRPAMAMH encoded by the coding sequence ATGGACAGCCACATCACCGAAATTGTCAACGTCACGCGCGAAGCGGCATGGCTGCCGTGGGCGGTGCAGTATTTTTTCCTCATCGGCCTCAGTTACGGCAGCTTCATGCTGACCTTGCCGTACTTCGTCTTCGGCCGCAAGGCGTATGAACGCCTGGGGCGCATCGCGCTGCTGGCGTCCCTCGTGTGCGGCATGACGGCGCCCGTGGCGCTGCTGGCCGACCTGCACGGGCCGGGCCGCTTCTACCATTTCTATATCTACTTCCAGCCGCAGTCGTGGATGTCGTGGGGCTCGTTCTTTATCCCCCTGTATCTGGGTTGTCTGATGCTGTACGCGTGGCTGGCGCTGCGCGTGGACTTCGCCACGCGGGGGCAGGGCCAGGACCGTCTGGCCTTTGCCTATCGCCTGCTGGGGCGTGGTGGCGCCGCTTCTCTGCGCGCCATCCGCATCGCCGCCGTTTGCACCTTGCTGGCCGCCTTCGTGGTGGGCCTGTACACGGGGATGGAAGTGATGGTGGTGCGTGCCCGTCCGCTGTGGTTCACGCCCTTCCTGCCGGCGCAATTTGCGGCCACGGCCTTTGTTGGCGCCGTGGGCCTGGCGCTGCTGTTCAACCGCTTCCTGCCGGGCCGCGAGCAGGCGCTGGAAGTATCGCTGAACCGCGCGCTGGCCCTGTCGCTGGCGCTGGTGCTGGCCCTGGGCGGCGGCTGGCTGTTCGTGAGTCTCTCTGGCGTGAGCGCCAGCCACAGCATGGCGTTCACCCAGGTGGCCGGCATGCCGCAATGGCAGTTCACGGCTGTCTGGGCCGTGCTGTCGGCCATCGTGCCGATGGCCCTGGCCATCTGGCGCCCCGCCACGAGTGGCCTGGTCAACGGCCTGATCGCGCTGCATAGCGCCTGGATGATGCGCTGGACGATCTTCATCGGCGGCCAGACGATCCCGAAAACGGGCGCGGGCCTGTACGACTACCACCTGCCGATGGGGAACGATGGCTTGATGGGGCTTATCGGCACGGCCGGCCTGTGGATCGCGCTGCTGTTGCTGATGCTGGAATTTTTGCCATGGGCCGGACGCATGCTGCGCAACCGTCCCGCCATGGCCATGCACTGA
- a CDS encoding molybdopterin dinucleotide binding domain-containing protein: protein MNDQINNDVPEDENEKRRKLLRYGAIGGGLAAFAASFSTTAGRMVDHALGKDKPVQKLHGNSLQPEFSVDTATGKLTVNPDQQVSYTMCMGCTTFCGVRVRLDKKSGKVLRVAGNPYSPLSADPALPYQTSIRDSFVSLSRFQEKGLKGRSTACGRGNGVLEQMESPFRVLAPMKRVGPRGGGQWEPIAFDQLVKEVTEGGDLFGEGHVQGLRALRELEKPIDPAQPELGPQVNQVGLMCSTDDGRLAFGTRFFKQSYGSLNLVNHGSYCGGAYRSGSGAMFGDMKKMPHAKVDLENTEFCIFVGTAPGNAGNPFKRQGTLIAKARSGKREFSYVVVDPVLTNADSLAAGDRSRWVPIKPGTDGALAMAMIRWIIEHERYDRNFLVQPNLKVAEAAGEAAWCNATHLIINEKGHPRDGRYLRASDIGAVDLAEEERYKDGDAFCVIDAATQAIVPHNAAKGEARLFFDGPLDVAGAPLHLKTAMTMLNEEAQRHSMDDYATACGIARDIIEGLAQELTSHGKRAAVNAHGGMMSGAGFYNAYALVMLNTLIGNLNRKGGTLVNGGSFKDAGPGPRYNLESFDGEIKAAGMPIGRNVPYEKTSEFKLKKEAGKAYPARAPWYPNAPALATEWLTSAMNGYPYTLKALILWSCNPVYGITGLRAQIGKELADPKKIPLIVAIDPFINESSAFADYLLPDTLLYESWGWAGAWGGMPVKMSTARWPVVEPRVQKTPDGQTICMESFFIALAKTMALPGFGPDALQDMDGQRYPLQRAEDWYLRGGANIAWQGKTSVPDASDDDIDLSGVARIRPELERTLKPEEWRKVAFMLARGGRYQSYGEMFGLRLPPPANAKTPPVPAPVTDESPYPQDWSTHRYLKPMMLYNEGLGVSKNSLSGKRFPGTPAWRVAAFADGTPVRKAYPASEWPFELISFKSALQNSYSIGARRLRGIHPDNPVAVHPDDAARLKLQNGDVIYLETPGGKARATVMLRHGVQRGVIAIEHGFGHKEHGARAHRIGKSRQPDEPAIGAGINLNDLGLTDPSRGDKNVFVDPVSGTAVRQGLPARIIR, encoded by the coding sequence ATGAACGATCAAATAAACAACGACGTCCCTGAAGACGAGAACGAAAAACGTCGCAAGCTGCTGCGCTATGGCGCCATCGGCGGTGGCCTGGCCGCGTTTGCCGCCAGCTTTTCCACCACGGCCGGCCGCATGGTCGACCACGCGCTGGGCAAAGATAAACCTGTGCAGAAATTGCACGGCAATTCCCTGCAGCCCGAGTTTTCCGTCGACACGGCCACAGGCAAGCTGACCGTCAATCCGGACCAGCAGGTCAGCTACACCATGTGCATGGGCTGCACCACGTTTTGCGGCGTGCGCGTGCGCCTCGATAAAAAAAGCGGCAAGGTCTTGCGCGTGGCCGGTAATCCGTACAGCCCCCTGTCGGCCGATCCGGCGCTGCCATATCAAACGTCGATACGCGACAGCTTCGTGTCGCTGTCGCGCTTCCAGGAAAAGGGCTTGAAAGGCCGCTCGACGGCTTGCGGCCGGGGCAACGGCGTGCTGGAACAGATGGAGTCGCCGTTCCGCGTGCTGGCGCCCATGAAGCGCGTGGGCCCGCGCGGCGGCGGCCAGTGGGAACCGATCGCTTTCGATCAACTGGTCAAGGAAGTGACGGAAGGCGGCGACCTGTTTGGCGAAGGCCACGTACAAGGCTTGCGCGCCTTGCGCGAGCTGGAAAAGCCGATCGATCCGGCGCAGCCGGAACTGGGTCCGCAAGTGAACCAGGTGGGCCTGATGTGCAGCACAGACGATGGCCGGCTGGCGTTCGGCACGCGCTTTTTCAAGCAGTCGTACGGCAGCCTGAACCTGGTCAACCACGGCTCGTATTGCGGCGGCGCCTACCGCAGCGGTTCGGGCGCCATGTTCGGCGACATGAAGAAAATGCCGCATGCGAAAGTGGACCTGGAAAACACGGAGTTCTGCATTTTCGTCGGTACGGCGCCGGGCAATGCGGGCAATCCGTTCAAGCGCCAGGGCACCCTGATCGCCAAGGCCCGTTCGGGCAAGCGTGAATTCAGCTACGTCGTCGTCGACCCCGTGCTGACGAATGCGGACAGCCTGGCCGCGGGCGACCGCAGCCGCTGGGTGCCGATCAAGCCGGGCACGGACGGCGCGCTGGCCATGGCCATGATCCGCTGGATCATCGAGCACGAACGCTATGACCGCAACTTCCTCGTGCAGCCGAACCTGAAGGTGGCGGAAGCGGCGGGCGAGGCCGCCTGGTGCAACGCCACGCATCTGATCATCAACGAAAAGGGCCATCCGCGCGATGGCCGCTACCTGCGCGCGTCGGACATCGGTGCGGTGGATCTGGCGGAAGAAGAGCGCTACAAGGATGGCGACGCCTTCTGCGTGATCGACGCCGCCACGCAAGCCATCGTGCCGCACAACGCAGCCAAGGGCGAGGCGCGCCTGTTTTTCGATGGCCCGCTGGACGTGGCCGGCGCGCCGCTGCACCTGAAGACAGCGATGACGATGCTCAATGAAGAAGCGCAGCGCCACAGCATGGATGACTACGCGACCGCCTGCGGCATCGCGCGCGACATCATCGAAGGCCTGGCGCAGGAACTGACCAGCCACGGCAAGCGCGCGGCCGTCAATGCGCACGGCGGCATGATGTCGGGCGCCGGCTTTTACAACGCGTATGCACTGGTCATGCTCAATACCCTGATCGGCAATTTGAACCGCAAGGGCGGCACCCTCGTCAATGGCGGCAGCTTCAAGGATGCGGGACCCGGCCCGCGCTATAACCTCGAGAGTTTCGACGGCGAGATCAAGGCGGCCGGCATGCCGATCGGGCGCAATGTGCCGTATGAAAAAACCTCGGAATTCAAGCTGAAGAAAGAAGCGGGCAAGGCATATCCGGCCCGGGCGCCGTGGTATCCGAACGCGCCCGCGCTGGCGACCGAATGGCTCACCAGCGCCATGAACGGCTATCCGTACACCTTGAAGGCGCTGATACTGTGGAGCTGCAATCCCGTCTACGGCATCACGGGCTTGCGCGCGCAGATCGGCAAGGAGCTGGCCGATCCGAAGAAGATTCCCCTGATCGTCGCCATCGACCCCTTCATCAATGAAAGCTCGGCGTTTGCCGACTACCTGCTGCCCGATACCTTGCTGTATGAAAGCTGGGGCTGGGCCGGCGCCTGGGGCGGCATGCCCGTCAAAATGAGCACGGCGCGCTGGCCCGTGGTCGAGCCGCGCGTGCAAAAGACGCCGGACGGCCAGACCATCTGCATGGAATCGTTCTTCATCGCGCTGGCAAAAACGATGGCCTTGCCTGGCTTCGGCCCGGACGCCTTGCAGGATATGGATGGCCAGCGCTATCCCCTGCAGCGCGCGGAAGACTGGTATCTGCGCGGTGGCGCCAATATCGCCTGGCAGGGAAAAACGTCCGTGCCTGATGCGAGCGATGACGACATCGACCTGTCCGGCGTGGCGCGCATCCGCCCCGAGCTGGAACGTACCCTGAAGCCGGAAGAATGGCGCAAGGTGGCCTTCATGCTGGCGCGGGGAGGGCGCTACCAGAGCTATGGCGAGATGTTCGGCCTGCGCCTGCCGCCGCCCGCGAATGCCAAGACGCCGCCAGTACCTGCACCCGTGACCGACGAATCGCCGTATCCGCAGGACTGGTCCACGCACCGTTATCTGAAACCGATGATGCTGTACAACGAGGGCCTGGGCGTGAGCAAGAACAGCTTGAGCGGCAAGCGTTTCCCCGGTACGCCCGCGTGGCGGGTGGCGGCGTTTGCCGACGGCACGCCGGTACGCAAAGCCTATCCGGCTAGCGAATGGCCGTTCGAACTGATCAGTTTTAAATCGGCGCTGCAAAACTCGTACAGCATCGGTGCGCGGCGCTTGCGCGGCATCCATCCGGACAACCCCGTCGCCGTGCACCCCGACGACGCGGCCCGCTTGAAGCTGCAAAATGGCGACGTGATTTACCTGGAAACGCCGGGCGGCAAGGCCAGGGCGACGGTGATGCTGCGCCACGGCGTGCAGCGCGGCGTGATCGCCATCGAGCACGGTTTCGGCCACAAGGAGCACGGCGCGCGCGCCCACCGCATCGGCAAGTCGCGCCAGCCCGATGAACCGGCCATCGGCGCGGGCATCAACTTGAACGACCTGGGCTTGACGGATCCGAGCCGCGGCGACAAGAACGTGTTTGTCGATCCCGTTTCGGGCACGGC